The Phragmites australis chromosome 1, lpPhrAust1.1, whole genome shotgun sequence genomic interval AGCTAGCTAATGACCAGAGTTGAATACTCACCTATCACAAGTTAGGCAGGTTATTCTTATTCCTGAGGATTTTACGCAGCCATTTTACAATATTTGAACCGGCAATCTTTTGATCTGAAAGTCTGAATCAGCATCGCATTCGATATTTCCGTGGGAATGTGCATGGATCTGATTGATCAAAGTGAGAACAACTCTAAAAATAGTCTGATTTGGCGCGACCCATGTTGCCGTCATTTCTTCAGCAGTGCGCTATTCGCTGTTGTGAATCGCGCGCGGCCTCTACCCTGAACGGTCTCTGTCTCCCTGCTAGCTCTGTAAACTCTGGCTTCTCCCTTCTCCATccatttggcagagctcctgcctttcgctttaccaaaaaaaaaggaacgaaAGAAACTAGCTAGGAATTGCCAACAGTGTAGTAGTGGAACGAAAACTCCTTACTTTTATAAATGCACAGTCACACGAGAGCAGTCACGCAAGAGTAGTTTACATCAGAGAACCAATCTTACAGCACTCCCAAATGACACCACAAAACACATAACTGATCCAGTCCCACTGCTATAACTAAACTAATTACTCGCAAACTCGCATTACATCGAAATTAAGCAAAACATATAGTAGTAATAACCTCACTGACGTACGTCGACTGTCACACTAGCTACGGCACCCACAAGTCACAACTAACAACAAGCTGGATCGATGATCATCACCAATatatttggaacaaacatgcatgcacGAATGCATCTGTCAATATAGAAGAACAAGGTACGTACGTACTACTGATGATCAGCTACATCATACGATAGCTAGTCAGCACGatgcgcgcatgcatgcatgcatcgatgGATCGAAGAGGTAAACGATGCGAGTTTAGATGTCGACGACCCTGAAGGAATCTCGGTTCTTGATGACGATGTCGTACATGTGGACGGAGGAGAACCTGCTGAAGTCGGCGGGGAGGGAGATGAGGTCCAGGGAGCCGCGCTTGTGGAACTGGTACAGCGCCGGGTCCTCGTAGTAGCGCTCCCACCCCAGCGCCCGCAGCTCCCCCTCCAGCTCCGTGTACGACCGCACCACCTGCCCGCTCGGCGTGTGCACCAGTGCCTTCCGCTTCCTTACTCCTCCCGCTCCCGCCTCCGACGCCGCGCCATTCTCCACCAGCCGCACCACACCGTTCTTGAACACCCACACACCCGACATCCTCGTCGATCTCCTCTTCTCCTCGGCCTTAATTCTTCCTAGCTTGTACAAGCTAGCTGTAGCTAGTTGTGTTGATCTAAAGCTGCTAGCAAAGcttgatgagagagagagagagtgtgtgtgtgtgtttggaagagagagagagagatggttgTTGCTGAGGGAGGGAGATCAAGCAGGTGTATATATAGAACATGAAGTTAGCTGGAAAGGGCCAAACTAAAGGGGTATATATTGATGGTGTGGGGTAGAGGTGACGTGTGTATGAGGGAGACAAGGCATACATATGTTATGTGAACACTACTAGTAGCTACTAGTTAGAGTCGATATCATGATGCCGAAATAATGGATGAGGCAAACGGCAAAAGGTAGGGTAGACATCAAGAACATCTTGATTATTTGCAGTACTGTGGGCTCGCAGTTAGGTTAGGTCAGGTCAGGAAGAtgctatgtatgcatatatggtTATATACCTGCATGGAATAAGAGAGGGATAAGAACAGCGGCCGGCCCATCATTTTAATAATAGATGTAtatagctaaaaaaaattattagatgaCCAAGAGACATTGCACATTTGGGCTGAAGCTAGAGGTGAAAGCGAACAGATAGTTTCTAATCTGATATGTGCAGGTACGGTA includes:
- the LOC133887662 gene encoding flowering-promoting factor 1-like protein 1 — its product is MSGVWVFKNGVVRLVENGAASEAGAGGVRKRKALVHTPSGQVVRSYTELEGELRALGWERYYEDPALYQFHKRGSLDLISLPADFSRFSSVHMYDIVIKNRDSFRVVDI